A single region of the Scyliorhinus canicula chromosome 31, sScyCan1.1, whole genome shotgun sequence genome encodes:
- the trpt1 gene encoding tRNA 2'-phosphotransferase 1 isoform X1 yields MEGGERGSSPGRGASRRQQGGRHTRQDPDVRLSKSLSYILRHGAAELGLAMGKDGFLNVADILHLPRFKHYSEQNVRQVVDLNSKQRFTLRLHPETGILQIRANQGHTIPVEELELIPISLEAGNVPDEAVHGTYLRLWPSIKGVGLRRMSRTHIHLATGLPQDGQVVSGMRCDCDMAVFIGIRKALNDGIAFYFSTNRVILTPGNHEGLLPPKYFEKVLQLKPTRCCLPLD; encoded by the exons ATGGAAGGAGGCGAGAGGGGGTCTTCCCCTGGCCGAGGGGCTTCGAGGAGGCAGCAGGGAGGCAGACACACCCGGCAG GATCCTGATGTCCGACTCTCCAAAAGCCTATCGTACATCCTCCGACACGGAGCGGCTGAGCTGGGATTAGCGATGGGAAAAG ATGGGTTCCTGAATGTGGCTGACATTCTTCACCTTCCGAGGTTTAAACATTACAGCGAGCAGAACGTTCGCCAAGTGGTTGATTTGAACAGTAAACAGCGTTTCACACTCCGTTTACACCCGGAGACCGGAATACTGCAGATCCGAGCAAACCAGGGCCACACGATTCCG GTCGAGGAGCTGGAGCTGATTCCAATTTCTCTGGAAGCAGGGAATGTCCCAGACGAGGCCGTGCATGGAACCTACTTAAGGCTTTGGCCCTCGATTAAGGGCGTAGGGCTGAGAAGAATGTCCCGCACCCACATCCACCTGGCAACGGGGTTGCCGCAGGATGGGCAAGTTGTGAGTG GTATGCGTTGTGACTGTGACATGGCCGTCTTCATTGGCATCAGGAAGGCTCTGAATG ATGGAATTGCGTTTTATTTTTCCACCAATCGGGTGATACTAACTCCAGGGAATCATGAGGGGCTATTACCCCCAAAATACTTTGAGAAAGTTCTGCAGTTAAAACCAACCA
- the trpt1 gene encoding tRNA 2'-phosphotransferase 1 isoform X2, producing the protein MEGGERGSSPGRGASRRQQGGRHTRQDPDVRLSKSLSYILRHGAAELGLAMGKDGFLNVADILHLPRFKHYSEQNVRQVVDLNSKQRFTLRLHPETGILQIRANQGHTIPVEELELIPISLEAGNVPDEAVHGTYLRLWPSIKGVGLRRMSRTHIHLATGLPQDGQVVSDGIAFYFSTNRVILTPGNHEGLLPPKYFEKVLQLKPTRCCLPLD; encoded by the exons ATGGAAGGAGGCGAGAGGGGGTCTTCCCCTGGCCGAGGGGCTTCGAGGAGGCAGCAGGGAGGCAGACACACCCGGCAG GATCCTGATGTCCGACTCTCCAAAAGCCTATCGTACATCCTCCGACACGGAGCGGCTGAGCTGGGATTAGCGATGGGAAAAG ATGGGTTCCTGAATGTGGCTGACATTCTTCACCTTCCGAGGTTTAAACATTACAGCGAGCAGAACGTTCGCCAAGTGGTTGATTTGAACAGTAAACAGCGTTTCACACTCCGTTTACACCCGGAGACCGGAATACTGCAGATCCGAGCAAACCAGGGCCACACGATTCCG GTCGAGGAGCTGGAGCTGATTCCAATTTCTCTGGAAGCAGGGAATGTCCCAGACGAGGCCGTGCATGGAACCTACTTAAGGCTTTGGCCCTCGATTAAGGGCGTAGGGCTGAGAAGAATGTCCCGCACCCACATCCACCTGGCAACGGGGTTGCCGCAGGATGGGCAAGTTGTGAGTG ATGGAATTGCGTTTTATTTTTCCACCAATCGGGTGATACTAACTCCAGGGAATCATGAGGGGCTATTACCCCCAAAATACTTTGAGAAAGTTCTGCAGTTAAAACCAACCA